The proteins below are encoded in one region of Akkermansiaceae bacterium:
- a CDS encoding SulP family inorganic anion transporter translates to MMRHFKSTMRKVRRETFRILSGNGLDWFPIRKSIKTYNREKFGYDIKAALNVALLALPQGMAYAAIAELPIYYGILCSAMAAIVAPIFSSSRHTILGPTNATSFMVFSFFAAASGTMDKPVVDYMPLLVMMVGILSVFGALFKVADLLQYVSRSVLVGYITGAALLILTNQLKHLLGIADPMREGASAKTFFTIVEKMAGLWEHYHWQPVVLGAGTLMLYLVLQKKIPTLPNFAISLTLSALAGWILRMWVPPFASLETFNAFQLDKLTPSLPNFNWDDISALTGVAFAIAFLASLENTVMAKSLASRSGSRSDVNQDMLSVGMANIVTSLVAAMPASGSLTRSALNYESRSKSRFSSMFCGLLCLVGFYALVKLPIVENIPKTSLAALVIGIAVSLINWKNIRVCLRTTPDDALVIIVTFAATLLTRLDYAIFIGVSLSITLFLRKASSPHLVEYGLNDAGDLAELGEKRQRPNPAISIVHVEGDLFFGAADLFRTQVQRTTADKNLQVIILRLKNAHHLDATSVLALEDLIKHTRKRGIHTLISGASRDVYQILKRSGTLQVLQEGCIREEGQTNLFLQSPSNPNLSTRDALIRAQELIGNQKAEVRIFYDPNKE, encoded by the coding sequence ATGATGCGCCATTTCAAATCCACCATGCGCAAGGTGCGGAGAGAAACCTTTCGGATTCTCTCCGGTAACGGTTTGGATTGGTTTCCTATCAGAAAATCGATCAAGACCTACAACCGCGAAAAGTTTGGCTACGATATCAAGGCCGCGCTCAACGTTGCCTTGCTCGCACTGCCCCAGGGCATGGCATACGCCGCCATCGCGGAACTCCCGATCTATTATGGCATCCTCTGTTCGGCCATGGCGGCCATCGTAGCACCCATTTTCTCCAGCTCACGTCACACCATCCTCGGCCCTACAAACGCGACATCGTTTATGGTGTTCAGTTTTTTTGCAGCAGCGTCTGGAACCATGGACAAACCTGTCGTGGATTACATGCCGCTACTGGTCATGATGGTCGGTATCCTGTCCGTCTTTGGCGCACTTTTCAAAGTGGCTGACCTCTTGCAATACGTCAGTCGCAGTGTTCTCGTGGGTTATATCACCGGAGCCGCCTTACTCATCCTCACCAACCAGCTCAAACACCTGTTAGGTATTGCAGACCCCATGCGCGAAGGCGCATCGGCGAAAACCTTTTTTACCATCGTCGAGAAGATGGCCGGACTCTGGGAGCATTATCACTGGCAGCCTGTTGTGTTGGGAGCCGGCACCTTGATGCTCTATCTCGTGCTCCAGAAAAAAATCCCTACACTCCCGAACTTCGCCATCAGCCTGACCCTATCCGCACTCGCAGGCTGGATACTGCGTATGTGGGTGCCCCCCTTCGCCTCACTGGAAACATTCAATGCGTTCCAGCTTGATAAACTCACACCATCCCTCCCCAACTTCAACTGGGATGATATCTCAGCCCTCACCGGAGTCGCCTTTGCCATCGCCTTCCTCGCCTCGTTGGAAAACACGGTGATGGCCAAATCCCTGGCGAGCCGCTCCGGAAGCAGATCCGATGTCAACCAGGACATGCTCTCGGTCGGTATGGCCAACATCGTCACCTCCCTGGTCGCTGCCATGCCCGCATCCGGCTCTCTGACACGCTCGGCGCTGAACTACGAGTCGCGCTCGAAGTCGCGTTTTTCCTCGATGTTCTGCGGCCTCCTCTGCCTGGTCGGGTTCTATGCCCTGGTGAAACTTCCGATAGTTGAAAACATCCCCAAAACCTCGCTCGCCGCCCTCGTCATCGGTATCGCAGTTTCACTGATCAACTGGAAGAACATCCGGGTCTGCCTGCGCACCACGCCGGATGATGCCCTGGTGATCATCGTGACCTTTGCTGCCACGCTTCTAACGCGTCTCGATTACGCCATATTCATCGGGGTAAGCCTGTCGATCACACTCTTCCTGCGCAAAGCCTCCAGCCCCCACCTGGTGGAATACGGCCTCAACGACGCCGGTGATCTGGCGGAGCTCGGCGAAAAACGCCAACGCCCGAACCCGGCGATCTCGATCGTCCATGTCGAAGGTGACCTGTTTTTTGGCGCCGCCGACCTGTTCCGGACCCAGGTCCAGCGTACGACGGCTGATAAAAACCTGCAAGTCATCATCCTTCGACTGAAAAATGCCCACCACCTTGATGCGACCAGCGTCCTCGCCCTCGAAGACTTGATCAAACATACCCGCAAGCGCGGCATCCACACCCTTATTTCCGGTGCCAGCCGTGATGTCTATCAGATACTCAAAAGGTCCGGCACCCTTCAGGTCCTGCAGGAAGGATGTATCCGTGAGGAAGGACAGACCAACTTGTTTTTACAGTCACCATCGAACCCGAACCTCTCTACCCGTGATGCCCTGATCCGAGCCCAGGAGCTTATCGGGAACCAAAAAGCAGAGGTCAGGATTTTCTACGACCCCAACAAGGAATAG
- a CDS encoding LptF/LptG family permease encodes MPSMLRIMDRYIGKQIVAATIFGVIVLSVLLVMGNLFKELRPLLVEEHASPALVIRFIFSVLPFSQIYTIPWGFLVAVLLVFGRISAENELVSMRMAGVGLLRVAAPVYVIATLLCCFCLWLNISMAPKAKDEMKYVLYEAVKENPNAMLDPGVVQTRFQDQKIFVEARDGDLLKGMHLYMLDKQNETGFPKSSVYAREAKLKIIQESKQIRLHLTDAYMETRTPDGKRELAFIGEQEPLLFDFAVDRKKKQKASTMTNAQIREALADDPGMADKDRYKLSNEVHRRYAFSMACLALSLVAVPLGINARRKETSTGLAISILVGLGYFLFFMIADSFQKKPGNTAILLYWLPNFTCLGLGVLLFFKARRK; translated from the coding sequence ATGCCTTCCATGTTACGCATCATGGATCGCTATATCGGCAAGCAGATTGTTGCTGCCACGATCTTTGGTGTCATCGTTCTCAGCGTGCTGCTGGTGATGGGCAACCTCTTTAAGGAACTGAGACCCCTGCTGGTCGAGGAGCACGCCTCCCCCGCCCTCGTCATCCGCTTCATTTTCAGTGTCTTGCCCTTTTCCCAGATCTACACCATACCATGGGGCTTTCTCGTCGCGGTGCTGTTAGTCTTCGGCCGGATCTCCGCAGAAAACGAGCTCGTCAGCATGCGTATGGCCGGTGTCGGCCTACTGCGTGTCGCCGCACCTGTCTACGTGATTGCCACCCTGCTCTGCTGTTTCTGCCTATGGCTGAACATCAGTATGGCGCCGAAGGCGAAAGACGAGATGAAATACGTCCTGTATGAGGCGGTCAAGGAAAACCCGAATGCCATGCTCGACCCCGGCGTGGTCCAGACACGTTTTCAAGACCAGAAGATCTTTGTGGAAGCACGTGATGGCGACCTCCTCAAGGGCATGCACCTCTATATGCTCGACAAGCAAAATGAAACGGGCTTCCCGAAGTCGAGTGTCTACGCTCGCGAGGCGAAACTCAAGATCATCCAGGAGAGCAAGCAGATCCGTCTCCATCTGACAGATGCGTATATGGAAACGCGCACCCCGGACGGCAAACGCGAACTCGCTTTCATTGGCGAGCAAGAACCGCTGCTCTTTGACTTCGCCGTGGACCGTAAAAAAAAGCAGAAAGCCAGCACCATGACCAATGCCCAGATTCGGGAGGCCCTTGCTGATGACCCCGGGATGGCGGATAAAGACCGTTACAAGCTCAGCAACGAGGTCCATCGACGTTATGCGTTCTCCATGGCCTGCCTCGCACTTTCCCTGGTGGCGGTTCCGCTCGGGATCAATGCCCGCCGCAAAGAAACCTCCACCGGTCTTGCCATCAGTATCCTGGTGGGACTGGGATACTTCCTCTTTTTTATGATTGCCGACTCATTCCAGAAAAAACCCGGCAACACAGCCATCCTGCTCTACTGGCTACCCAACTTCACCTGTCTTGGCCTCGGTGTCTTGCTATTCTTCAAGGCCCGCAGGAAATAA
- the floA gene encoding flotillin-like protein FloA (flotillin-like protein involved in membrane lipid rafts) — protein sequence MIGVILLGVAIIFVLIFLVVLMKFFGIWLQARTAGAPVSMMNLVFMRFRKVPPALIVNSRITAVKAGLPFSTDQLEAHYLSGGDITHVVLAMIAADKAGISLSYDRACAIDLATKDTGKTVLEAVRTSINPKVIDCPNPAMGTTKITAVAKDGIAVNARARVTVRTNLDRFVGGATEETIIARVGEGIVTSVGSAVSYKHVLENPDNISKLVLEKGVDASTAFEILSIDIADVDVADNIGARLQAEQAEADKQVAQAKAEMRRAAAVAVEQEMSARTQEMRAKVVEAEAEIPMAIAEAFRSGNLGIMDYVKYQNVKADTKMRDSIAGDSGETNE from the coding sequence ATGATCGGTGTCATCCTCCTCGGTGTGGCGATCATCTTCGTTCTTATCTTCCTGGTCGTCCTGATGAAATTCTTCGGTATCTGGCTGCAAGCCCGTACCGCCGGAGCACCGGTCAGCATGATGAACCTCGTGTTTATGCGCTTCCGCAAGGTGCCGCCCGCACTGATCGTCAACAGCCGCATCACGGCCGTCAAGGCCGGCCTGCCATTTTCCACGGACCAACTGGAGGCCCACTACCTCTCCGGAGGCGACATCACCCACGTCGTCCTCGCCATGATCGCCGCCGATAAAGCCGGAATCTCGCTGAGCTACGACCGCGCCTGCGCCATCGACCTCGCCACCAAGGACACCGGAAAAACCGTGCTCGAAGCCGTCCGCACCTCGATCAACCCGAAAGTCATCGACTGCCCGAACCCTGCCATGGGCACCACCAAGATCACCGCTGTGGCCAAAGACGGTATCGCCGTCAACGCCCGCGCCCGGGTCACCGTGCGCACCAACCTCGACCGCTTTGTCGGTGGCGCCACCGAGGAAACCATCATCGCCCGCGTGGGTGAGGGCATCGTCACCTCGGTCGGCTCCGCCGTTTCCTACAAACACGTCCTGGAAAACCCCGATAACATTTCCAAACTCGTTCTGGAGAAAGGGGTCGACGCCTCCACCGCATTTGAAATTCTCTCCATCGATATCGCCGACGTCGACGTGGCCGACAACATCGGCGCCCGACTCCAGGCCGAGCAGGCTGAAGCCGACAAACAAGTCGCCCAGGCCAAGGCCGAGATGCGCCGCGCGGCTGCCGTGGCTGTGGAGCAGGAAATGAGCGCCCGCACCCAGGAGATGCGCGCCAAGGTGGTGGAAGCCGAGGCGGAAATCCCGATGGCGATCGCCGAGGCGTTCCGCAGCGGCAACCTCGGAATTATGGACTATGTCAAATACCAGAACGTCAAGGCCGACACCAAGATGCGGGATTCCATCGCCGGTGACAGCGGTGAGACGAACGAGTAA
- a CDS encoding SprT-like domain-containing protein: MRFDRQLEFLFFGNKKKALQTSAPPKQQEARERGGIDQERTAQCAAMLRTLGMDELASRVLVIWNKRMRTTAGRAFWPEGKIELNPKLRQVAEEEVHGTMLHELAHLLAYARAGRKRIAAHGAEWRQACCDLGIPGERATHSLPLPGRTMVRKWRYTCPRCGEGFDRVRKMKRYAGCYTCCKTHNGGYYDKRFRLQETKLG, from the coding sequence ATGCGATTCGACCGACAGCTGGAGTTTTTATTCTTCGGGAACAAGAAAAAGGCTCTTCAAACCTCCGCTCCGCCTAAGCAGCAGGAGGCTCGGGAAAGAGGTGGGATCGATCAAGAAAGGACCGCGCAATGTGCGGCCATGCTGCGCACCCTGGGAATGGATGAGCTGGCGTCGAGGGTGCTTGTCATTTGGAACAAACGCATGCGAACCACGGCTGGCCGGGCATTCTGGCCGGAGGGGAAAATCGAATTGAACCCGAAGCTGAGGCAGGTGGCGGAGGAGGAAGTGCATGGCACCATGCTGCATGAATTGGCCCATCTGCTGGCTTACGCACGGGCCGGGCGGAAGAGGATTGCGGCCCACGGTGCCGAGTGGCGGCAGGCATGCTGCGACCTCGGCATCCCCGGTGAGCGGGCCACCCATTCGCTGCCCCTGCCAGGAAGAACCATGGTGCGGAAGTGGCGCTACACCTGCCCTCGTTGTGGTGAGGGCTTTGACCGGGTCAGGAAAATGAAACGCTACGCCGGATGTTACACCTGTTGCAAAACCCACAACGGCGGCTACTACGATAAGAGATTCCGTTTGCAGGAGACGAAACTCGGTTGA
- a CDS encoding DUF3817 domain-containing protein, which yields MFSNAINRLRVISIVEAISYLVLLGIAMPLKYIWDEPLAVRIVGMAHGVLFCIFCAALLDAKLRQQWSLRPPFWIFMASLVPFAPIWVEKWLKSQVASEG from the coding sequence ATGTTCAGCAACGCCATCAACCGACTCCGTGTCATCAGTATCGTCGAGGCCATTTCCTACCTTGTTCTTCTCGGTATTGCCATGCCGCTCAAATATATCTGGGACGAACCGCTGGCCGTGCGCATTGTCGGTATGGCGCACGGTGTCCTGTTCTGCATTTTCTGTGCCGCCCTGCTCGATGCCAAGCTGAGGCAACAATGGAGTCTCAGGCCGCCATTCTGGATCTTCATGGCCTCGCTCGTCCCCTTCGCCCCGATCTGGGTGGAGAAGTGGTTGAAGAGCCAGGTGGCGAGCGAGGGATAG
- the chrA gene encoding chromate efflux transporter encodes MPHEKTGVKGLIECFWVSLKLGLTAFGGPVAHLGYFREVYVERVKWLGEKRYAELVALTQFLPGPGSSQLGAAIGYGRAGWLGALGAWLGFTLPSAVLMISFAIGMGGVQEWLGTGWLHGLKLAAVAVVAVALLGMRKNLCPRWPEMILAVVALTILILVTQAWVQPVLILLGGVVGVFVFKEKDSEPADEKYAGQGGSHVRGVVIAALLLVVLLTVPMMFPGHKDVQATGGLLQAGSLVFGGGHVVLPLLETGAVDSGYVKANDFLAGYGAAQAVPGPLFTFGGFLGASMKLFGNAWVGGAVGIIAIFLPGMVLLAGGLPVWNRLKHFAWARAGVRGANATVVGVLGAALLGMLRNGSVAGAGDAAGIVLLALAIYFKWLPVWALVIIAAVVGGVFA; translated from the coding sequence ATGCCGCACGAGAAAACCGGAGTCAAGGGACTGATAGAGTGTTTTTGGGTCTCGCTGAAACTAGGTCTTACCGCGTTTGGTGGCCCTGTGGCGCACCTTGGTTATTTCAGGGAAGTGTATGTCGAACGCGTCAAATGGTTGGGCGAAAAACGTTATGCAGAGCTGGTGGCACTGACCCAGTTCCTGCCTGGGCCGGGTAGCAGTCAGCTGGGGGCGGCCATTGGTTACGGGCGGGCTGGTTGGTTGGGCGCGCTGGGAGCATGGCTTGGCTTTACCCTGCCGTCGGCCGTGTTGATGATCTCCTTTGCCATTGGCATGGGAGGTGTGCAGGAGTGGTTAGGCACGGGGTGGCTGCATGGATTGAAACTGGCTGCGGTGGCCGTGGTCGCGGTTGCTTTGTTGGGGATGCGGAAAAACCTCTGCCCCCGCTGGCCGGAGATGATCCTGGCCGTGGTGGCATTGACCATTCTTATTTTGGTAACGCAGGCGTGGGTGCAGCCTGTGCTGATTCTCCTGGGAGGTGTGGTCGGGGTGTTTGTTTTCAAGGAAAAGGACAGCGAGCCCGCGGATGAAAAATACGCTGGGCAAGGCGGTTCACATGTTCGCGGTGTGGTCATCGCGGCATTGCTGCTGGTCGTATTGCTGACAGTGCCGATGATGTTTCCCGGACACAAGGATGTGCAGGCGACCGGTGGCCTGCTCCAAGCCGGCTCGTTGGTCTTTGGTGGCGGGCATGTGGTCCTGCCCCTGCTGGAGACGGGGGCGGTCGACAGCGGCTATGTCAAAGCAAACGATTTCCTTGCTGGCTATGGTGCCGCCCAGGCCGTTCCCGGACCCCTGTTTACCTTTGGTGGGTTTCTAGGTGCCTCGATGAAATTGTTCGGGAACGCATGGGTCGGGGGCGCTGTCGGGATCATTGCCATTTTCCTGCCCGGCATGGTTCTGCTGGCAGGAGGACTTCCTGTTTGGAACCGGCTCAAACATTTTGCCTGGGCGCGGGCTGGTGTCCGGGGGGCGAATGCCACGGTCGTCGGGGTGCTCGGCGCGGCATTGTTAGGGATGCTTCGCAATGGCAGCGTCGCCGGAGCCGGTGACGCCGCGGGAATCGTGCTGCTTGCCCTGGCAATCTACTTCAAATGGCTCCCCGTCTGGGCGCTGGTCATCATTGCCGCCGTGGTGGGGGGTGTATTTGCCTAG
- a CDS encoding RHS repeat-associated core domain-containing protein, giving the protein MVINEAIKVKAPFFFNRVSVDPPSYVRIVVSVTVYRYYDPVTGRWPNRDPIAEKGGLNLYGFVVNDGVNLIDVLGMAYKSLNEAGFAASKAAHDMTKKWMEDPQNKEWVDKTKAMEYWGYLCKCACDLFNYTPPQEGVHPRHLRGNVGGMTKAVSRSMRDKACKKAFGSKWTVAGWYHSHPFSHSFSQSAEDRGGSDARVSNRNNLPAFVGYPDWKGKTRVDRGDPHANEDDRKNKRGVFPKVKRVKVRTKVIDHECP; this is encoded by the coding sequence ATCGTTATTAACGAAGCCATAAAGGTTAAAGCCCCCTTCTTCTTCAATCGGGTCTCTGTTGATCCACCGTCCTACGTTCGGATCGTAGTATCTGTAACCGTATACAGATACTATGATCCGGTTACGGGCAGATGGCCAAACCGTGACCCCATTGCTGAAAAGGGCGGCTTAAACCTGTATGGATTCGTGGTAAACGATGGAGTAAACCTAATTGATGTGTTAGGAATGGCTTATAAATCGCTAAACGAGGCTGGTTTTGCAGCTAGTAAGGCCGCCCATGACATGACAAAAAAATGGATGGAAGATCCCCAAAATAAGGAATGGGTTGATAAAACCAAAGCAATGGAATATTGGGGATACTTGTGTAAATGCGCTTGCGATCTATTTAATTATACACCTCCGCAGGAGGGAGTTCATCCACGTCATTTGAGAGGGAATGTTGGGGGCATGACAAAGGCAGTTAGTCGTTCAATGCGAGACAAGGCTTGTAAAAAAGCTTTTGGCAGCAAGTGGACTGTTGCGGGGTGGTATCATTCACATCCTTTTTCCCACAGCTTCAGCCAAAGTGCCGAAGATAGGGGCGGCAGTGATGCTCGTGTATCAAATAGAAATAACTTGCCAGCCTTTGTAGGCTACCCAGATTGGAAAGGGAAAACTCGAGTTGATAGAGGTGATCCTCATGCTAATGAAGATGACAGAAAGAATAAGAGAGGTGTTTTTCCTAAGGTTAAACGTGTAAAGGTAAGAACGAAAGTGATCGACCATGAATGCCCTTAA
- a CDS encoding RHS repeat-associated core domain-containing protein produces MIVSVYGYRYYDPNVGRWINRDPIEEEGGFNLYGFVNNDGINKFDIFGLSPDTAQEEKKDCWVGVLWGHKSTPNPDGSNVTTEITELLSQLGEGSEVGGVCCNNMGIPKSGIKGFPRYSGRIGDGKTSKNAGLNAKVSDFKPYKESGLKGGERQRAAKRVGFARLINKAWQAAIAQAKANCDECDCKEITVEFVCVTNVRDNSTLKRRYAALNHLSDRGKRRLNINFKSEDLPLCGTKKRPRNVFSVKVADGFC; encoded by the coding sequence ATCATAGTATCTGTATACGGTTACAGATACTACGATCCGAACGTAGGACGGTGGATCAACAGAGACCCGATTGAAGAAGAAGGGGGCTTTAACCTTTATGGCTTCGTTAATAACGATGGAATCAACAAATTTGATATATTCGGGTTAAGTCCTGATACAGCACAAGAGGAAAAAAAAGATTGCTGGGTTGGTGTATTATGGGGGCATAAATCAACCCCTAATCCAGATGGCTCAAATGTTACTACAGAGATCACAGAACTTCTCTCTCAGTTGGGTGAAGGCTCTGAAGTCGGGGGGGTATGTTGCAATAATATGGGGATACCTAAATCGGGAATCAAAGGATTTCCTCGGTATTCGGGAAGGATCGGAGATGGTAAAACCTCCAAAAACGCTGGACTCAATGCTAAGGTGAGCGATTTTAAGCCTTATAAAGAATCGGGGTTAAAAGGAGGAGAGAGGCAACGGGCAGCGAAACGAGTAGGGTTCGCTCGTTTAATTAACAAAGCTTGGCAAGCAGCTATAGCACAGGCAAAAGCAAATTGCGATGAATGTGATTGTAAGGAAATTACAGTGGAATTTGTATGTGTCACAAATGTTAGAGATAACAGTACTCTCAAACGAAGATATGCTGCATTAAATCACCTCAGCGACAGAGGGAAAAGAAGACTTAATATTAATTTCAAAAGTGAGGATCTTCCTTTGTGTGGCACAAAAAAAAGGCCGCGCAATGTTTTTTCTGTAAAAGTGGCTGATGGCTTTTGTTGA
- a CDS encoding IS256 family transposase gives MNEQTHPSHNDEIINLLLADGLENSLSKIAELLMNTAMLLERIHHIGAAPYERDAVERNGYANGFKPRSFQTAVGKINLQVPQVRDSDTTFRTSLLEKGSRSDRSLKAAIATMYVQGVSTRRVTQVMKGLCGFDVSSAQVSKLTSELDAEFKKWRSRPLPEVAYLLLDATYYKVRIDGTVRDCATLKAIGVRRDDGKRMILGVSCALSEAEIHWREFLTDLKERGIGIPDMITSDAHTGLRAALKATFNASPWQRCQFHLQQNAQNYITKQHLKSKVAADLRAVFNADSREHAEERLKDFVNTYRKDQPKLAAWAEENIPEGFAVFTLPEAHRKRLRTSNACETLNSQIKRRTRVVGLFPNEDSLLRLVTAVLVEISETWETGKSYLKLN, from the coding sequence ATGAACGAACAGACACATCCTAGCCATAACGACGAAATCATCAACCTTCTTCTCGCCGACGGACTCGAAAACAGTCTCTCAAAGATCGCTGAACTCCTCATGAACACCGCCATGCTGCTTGAGCGCATCCACCACATCGGAGCCGCCCCCTATGAAAGGGACGCCGTTGAGCGCAATGGATATGCCAACGGTTTCAAGCCGAGGTCCTTCCAGACTGCCGTAGGCAAAATCAACCTGCAGGTTCCCCAGGTTCGTGACAGTGACACGACATTCCGCACCTCACTGCTTGAGAAGGGTTCGCGCAGTGACCGATCACTCAAGGCCGCCATCGCCACCATGTATGTGCAGGGAGTCAGTACACGCCGTGTCACCCAGGTCATGAAGGGACTTTGCGGCTTTGACGTTTCATCAGCACAGGTCTCCAAGCTCACCTCTGAGCTTGATGCCGAGTTCAAAAAATGGCGTTCACGCCCTCTACCCGAAGTCGCCTATCTGCTGCTCGACGCCACCTACTACAAGGTCCGCATCGACGGCACTGTAAGGGATTGCGCCACCTTGAAAGCCATCGGGGTGAGACGTGACGACGGCAAACGCATGATCCTTGGCGTCTCCTGCGCCCTCTCCGAGGCAGAGATTCATTGGCGAGAGTTCCTGACCGACCTCAAGGAGCGCGGCATCGGCATTCCCGACATGATCACATCCGATGCACACACAGGTCTCAGGGCAGCCCTCAAAGCCACGTTCAATGCCAGTCCGTGGCAACGCTGCCAGTTCCACCTTCAGCAGAACGCCCAGAACTACATCACCAAACAGCACCTCAAAAGCAAGGTCGCGGCAGATCTGCGAGCCGTTTTCAATGCAGACAGTCGGGAGCACGCAGAAGAACGCCTCAAGGACTTCGTCAACACTTATCGCAAAGACCAGCCAAAGCTCGCAGCCTGGGCCGAAGAGAACATTCCTGAAGGTTTTGCCGTGTTTACCTTGCCTGAGGCACATCGCAAGCGCTTGCGCACATCCAATGCCTGCGAAACACTCAACAGCCAGATCAAACGCCGCACTCGGGTCGTCGGACTCTTTCCAAACGAAGACTCGCTACTGCGGCTCGTGACCGCTGTATTGGTCGAAATCTCCGAGACTTGGGAAACAGGAAAATCCTACCTCAAGCTCAACTAA
- the cyoE gene encoding protoheme IX farnesyltransferase has translation MARKKKADMPPTLRGDLATLTKVNLNTFVVITTLFGYLLASKYFHGAWLYDGWLLFHTILGTACTAFGSAAFNQLMEIEEDARMKRTADRPLPARRMLPVNAFGIGWGLSAFGIIHLALKVNPASAYLAAIALGVYVFLYTPLKRRSSTNTLLGGIPGAIPPMIGWAAVAHATGGGGTWSDGRSWFLFALLFLWQMPHFVAISWLVREQYEEAGYVMWTNGDVSGKKAAGIAGAFTILLTLLAPFGWLLGYAGLTWLVGGTVVGVVMLWLCHRFSKAGDRPAARKLFLYTLLYLPLALGLLAIGWKQG, from the coding sequence ATGGCCCGTAAAAAGAAAGCAGACATGCCGCCCACGCTCCGAGGTGACCTGGCAACGCTCACCAAGGTGAATTTGAACACCTTTGTGGTGATTACAACCTTGTTTGGTTACTTGCTGGCATCGAAGTACTTCCACGGTGCCTGGCTCTATGACGGTTGGTTGCTTTTCCACACCATCCTCGGCACGGCGTGTACCGCCTTTGGCTCGGCAGCGTTTAACCAGCTGATGGAAATCGAGGAGGATGCCCGGATGAAACGCACCGCGGACCGTCCCCTGCCAGCACGGCGGATGTTGCCGGTGAATGCCTTTGGCATCGGCTGGGGTTTATCGGCTTTTGGCATCATCCATCTGGCTTTGAAAGTGAATCCGGCATCAGCCTATCTCGCTGCGATTGCGCTGGGCGTTTACGTGTTTCTATACACCCCTCTGAAGCGCCGGAGTTCTACCAACACCCTGCTGGGGGGTATACCGGGTGCCATTCCGCCGATGATCGGCTGGGCCGCCGTTGCCCATGCCACTGGCGGCGGTGGCACGTGGTCCGACGGACGGAGCTGGTTCTTGTTTGCGCTCTTGTTTCTCTGGCAAATGCCCCACTTTGTCGCAATCAGCTGGCTCGTCCGCGAACAATACGAGGAGGCGGGTTATGTCATGTGGACCAATGGTGATGTATCGGGAAAAAAGGCCGCGGGCATCGCTGGTGCATTTACCATCCTGCTGACCCTGCTGGCACCTTTCGGCTGGTTGCTGGGTTATGCCGGCCTGACCTGGCTGGTGGGCGGCACCGTGGTGGGCGTGGTCATGCTGTGGCTGTGTCATCGCTTTTCCAAGGCCGGGGACCGTCCGGCTGCGCGCAAACTCTTCCTCTACACCCTGCTCTATCTCCCGCTCGCATTGGGATTGCTTGCCATCGGCTGGAAGCAGGGCTAG
- a CDS encoding SCO family protein — protein MNDKQKIVLIYVSVAVISVLILYTTWMIRGRHVEVEPQDQPYYAQEADFQPQLTLQKDLVLKRQDGREVRISDLKGKVWAFAQFYASCPMCAKRNAQGLKALYEKYKDNPDFVLVCITVNPESDGVEEMLSYAEGLDANASNWWFLTGDAKQLKDYMVNEMKYQEIVKREDPEEAARLGEYEHDMSIAVYDRDLSMIKRHDLFHALQKGEAFFKGEENKLYFTVDTLLNQN, from the coding sequence ATGAACGATAAACAAAAAATAGTCCTCATTTATGTCAGTGTGGCCGTGATCTCCGTGCTGATCCTCTACACCACATGGATGATCCGTGGTCGCCACGTCGAGGTCGAGCCGCAGGATCAACCATACTACGCCCAGGAAGCCGACTTCCAACCGCAGCTTACCTTGCAAAAGGATCTTGTCCTTAAGCGACAGGATGGCAGGGAGGTGAGGATCTCCGACCTCAAAGGCAAGGTGTGGGCATTCGCCCAGTTCTATGCCTCCTGCCCGATGTGTGCCAAGCGCAACGCGCAGGGACTCAAGGCACTTTATGAGAAATACAAGGATAACCCCGACTTCGTGCTCGTCTGCATCACGGTCAACCCGGAAAGCGATGGCGTCGAGGAAATGCTTTCCTACGCCGAAGGCCTGGATGCCAATGCCTCTAACTGGTGGTTCCTCACCGGTGATGCCAAGCAGCTCAAGGACTATATGGTCAACGAGATGAAGTATCAGGAAATCGTCAAACGTGAAGATCCGGAAGAGGCTGCCCGACTCGGGGAGTATGAGCACGACATGTCGATCGCGGTGTACGACCGGGACCTGTCCATGATCAAACGCCACGATCTTTTTCACGCCCTCCAGAAGGGTGAGGCGTTTTTCAAAGGTGAGGAAAACAAGCTCTACTTCACGGTGGATACTTTGTTGAACCAGAACTAA